From Bacteriovorax sp. BAL6_X, the proteins below share one genomic window:
- a CDS encoding ribonuclease H: MGAYTVYSDGGCRGNPGPGAWGAMGQNPEGVVFFESSGFEFQTTNNRMELTGAIESLKSLENELEEMGLDNSHAAFLYSDSKYVVDGISKWVPGWKARGWKKADKKTPENIELWQSFDEIVGRFSNLQFRWVKGHSGHPQNEHCDMLANKAMDENI, encoded by the coding sequence ATGGGGGCATATACTGTTTATAGTGATGGCGGTTGCCGTGGAAATCCTGGTCCTGGTGCATGGGGTGCAATGGGACAAAATCCTGAAGGCGTGGTCTTCTTTGAAAGTTCTGGCTTTGAGTTTCAAACGACTAATAACCGCATGGAGCTTACTGGTGCCATTGAATCACTAAAGTCATTAGAGAATGAACTAGAAGAAATGGGGCTTGATAACAGTCATGCGGCCTTCCTTTATAGTGACTCGAAATATGTTGTTGATGGAATTTCGAAATGGGTTCCTGGTTGGAAGGCACGTGGTTGGAAAAAAGCGGACAAAAAAACTCCAGAAAATATTGAGCTTTGGCAGAGCTTTGATGAAATAGTTGGCCGTTTTTCAAATTTACAATTTCGATGGGTAAAAGGACATAGTGGTCATCCACAAAATGAGCATTGCGATATGTTGGCCAATAAGGCCATGGATGAAAATATTTAA
- a CDS encoding FKBP-type peptidyl-prolyl cis-trans isomerase, with protein sequence MKKLLATMAIAPLLFVSCGKKAEVKPETENDKIFYSVGHVYGKRFKDFKLTEREMNNLIQGVRDGMTKDATDIDTRQFAFKFRDIVNQRMSEVSKTEKDAGAKFLADFVAKEGAKKTESGLAYKIIEAGSAKKPAETDTVKVHYKGTLRDGTEFDSSYKRNKPIEFPLNRVIKGWTEGMQLIGEGGKIKLVIPSELAYGDQGAPPSIPGGATLTFEVELIEVLPAAKK encoded by the coding sequence ATGAAGAAACTACTAGCAACAATGGCAATTGCGCCATTACTATTTGTTTCATGCGGTAAGAAAGCTGAAGTAAAGCCTGAGACTGAAAATGATAAGATATTTTATTCAGTTGGGCATGTTTACGGAAAAAGGTTTAAAGACTTTAAACTTACTGAAAGAGAAATGAATAACCTAATTCAGGGTGTTCGTGACGGTATGACTAAGGATGCAACTGATATTGATACAAGACAATTTGCATTCAAATTTAGAGATATCGTAAATCAAAGAATGAGTGAAGTATCTAAGACTGAAAAAGATGCTGGTGCAAAATTTCTTGCTGATTTCGTAGCTAAAGAAGGTGCGAAGAAAACTGAGTCTGGCCTAGCTTATAAGATCATTGAAGCGGGTTCTGCTAAGAAGCCAGCTGAAACTGATACAGTAAAAGTTCATTATAAAGGTACTTTAAGAGATGGAACAGAATTTGATTCATCTTATAAGAGAAATAAGCCAATCGAGTTCCCACTTAATAGAGTAATTAAAGGTTGGACAGAAGGGATGCAACTAATTGGTGAAGGTGGAAAAATTAAACTAGTTATTCCATCTGAGCTTGCCTATGGTGATCAAGGAGCTCCTCCATCAATTCCAGGTGGCGCAACGCTTACTTTTGAAGTTGAACTAATCGAAGTTCTACCTGCAGCAAAGAAATAA
- a CDS encoding M14 family murein peptide amidase A: MEFIKLESGKTVNNLEIEAFKNKVDSSRFIYIMAGVHGDEIEGVHCLKEIFSWLKNEVEIDLPLVVIPIVNIDGVNAGTRVNANGVDLNRNLPTQSWEGDFEEAKYNPGVAPLSEPENQYLDKLFKEYPPAFILSIHSWKPIVNYNGDCKDVAQLLARHNKYPIADDIGYPTPGSLGTYGSVDLAAPVLTFECPTIDTGITVEEVWQENEAGFKEMITSGILKRFL; encoded by the coding sequence ATGGAATTTATAAAATTAGAGTCAGGTAAAACAGTTAACAATCTTGAAATCGAAGCTTTTAAAAATAAAGTTGATTCATCTCGCTTTATCTACATCATGGCAGGAGTTCACGGAGATGAGATCGAGGGAGTTCACTGCTTAAAAGAAATTTTTTCGTGGCTTAAAAACGAAGTAGAGATTGATCTACCTTTAGTTGTAATTCCAATTGTTAATATTGATGGTGTTAATGCTGGCACACGTGTTAATGCCAACGGCGTAGACCTAAACCGTAACCTTCCTACTCAGAGTTGGGAGGGTGATTTTGAAGAGGCCAAGTACAACCCAGGAGTGGCACCTTTGAGTGAGCCTGAAAATCAATATCTAGACAAACTCTTTAAAGAGTATCCACCGGCCTTTATCTTATCTATTCATTCATGGAAGCCAATCGTAAACTACAATGGTGACTGTAAGGATGTTGCGCAACTTTTGGCCAGGCACAATAAATATCCTATAGCAGATGATATCGGCTACCCAACTCCAGGTTCACTTGGAACATATGGCAGTGTCGATCTCGCAGCACCTGTGCTCACATTTGAATGTCCAACTATCGACACAGGAATCACTGTCGAAGAAGTATGGCAAGAAAATGAAGCCGGTTTCAAAGAGATGATCACTTCAGGAATTCTGAAACGATTCCTTTAA
- a CDS encoding tail fiber domain-containing protein, with the protein MKLKDTFYILLVVLFIACKPVSNTGRDNANSSDTSDLTKRHQITLIEVSSNQLILNGTNLSTISAVKTKNGPQVINLNILSKSANMVRLGVPNGLKIVGGFIYDLIVTDAFGQTVTSVSFDVQNSSISTSKIQDGAITNSKLSSLGASSAGQVLQYNGASWVAVDYLGGSNYLGRLILDTGGVTAPSVAGVNNGDFYVVNDAAPVAGDLNGDGNIETFTAGDIIRFNESTNKWDLQLSNGSYAGPWDISGSHIRRSGSGGKVTISDDPYEGPSKLTVSGNIAGPTTAEESILLHVGGNVGTGLGSSWARALSFGLRQEHNATMGVYGSNTNIGGMNYFFIDVDGDGDSLTSSFWNSAEFFIDSAGRTSIGGTPDPLYLFYVYGNSGVNGNLNISSTVTAANFVGDGSGITNINAVNMTNSGTTTITAGSSGPGDIAFQSESSDFALYDANGNLSFGHTSNLGTFNATAQIDVRSDSGDASGQFYSYGGNQSSINLASSQGLITAPSMTTANDILGLLNFGGDTGSGIVNTASIRSTATENFSATNLGTELNFYTTANTTNTQQENMRLTNNGRLLVGSTAVSDTSGYQMVVGGSTQLAGNLNVTGISQFSNTIVSGTLSHSGNLSTTNLTATGTIQGNGITSTGGLTNTGAFNTTGAAVVDGTLQVTGNATFDSDITVTGDVDFGNISVNNIAGDATTSSAFFGQVTSAQKIISQGGIDNVVFKGGTLNNFEVLVDNGAGIKLGNLNTAGAVGSNLPVTISTANTDRMTVTAAGRVGVGTTTPSEQLHVVGNLRVQGSTDCTLGGGAGATNCTSDERLKDNVTEIDHALDKIKALKGVEFNWNEKSLSPGMHSIGVIAQDVQAQFPTAVIENADGWLSVDYAVLVSPLIEAVKELDGNLAMFKLMSEGVESQVAQNTREIASLKEENSKLKEENEEMREALCSLNQSFKFCQ; encoded by the coding sequence ATGAAACTTAAAGATACTTTTTACATTCTCTTAGTTGTACTTTTTATCGCGTGTAAACCTGTTAGTAATACAGGCCGTGATAATGCTAACTCGTCAGATACTTCTGATCTTACGAAGAGGCATCAGATTACACTTATTGAAGTTTCTTCAAACCAATTGATTCTCAATGGGACAAATCTATCAACGATTAGTGCAGTCAAAACAAAGAATGGGCCCCAGGTTATCAATTTAAATATCTTATCAAAGTCAGCAAATATGGTTAGGTTAGGGGTTCCTAATGGTTTAAAAATCGTTGGTGGCTTTATCTATGACCTTATTGTAACAGATGCATTCGGACAAACTGTAACTTCTGTTAGTTTTGATGTTCAAAATAGTTCAATCTCAACAAGTAAAATTCAAGACGGCGCAATAACGAATTCAAAGTTAAGCTCTCTGGGGGCATCAAGTGCTGGCCAAGTTTTGCAGTATAACGGAGCTTCATGGGTTGCTGTTGACTATCTAGGTGGGTCTAACTATTTAGGACGTCTCATTCTTGATACAGGAGGAGTCACAGCTCCTTCAGTTGCCGGAGTCAATAATGGGGACTTCTATGTTGTTAACGATGCTGCTCCAGTTGCTGGTGATTTAAATGGTGATGGTAATATTGAAACTTTCACAGCGGGTGATATTATTCGTTTTAATGAATCAACGAATAAGTGGGACCTTCAATTAAGTAACGGGAGTTACGCTGGACCTTGGGATATAAGTGGTTCACATATTAGACGTAGTGGTTCAGGTGGAAAGGTAACAATCTCTGATGATCCATATGAAGGGCCATCTAAGTTAACTGTGAGTGGAAATATTGCAGGGCCTACAACTGCGGAAGAAAGTATTCTTTTACACGTGGGTGGAAATGTTGGTACAGGGCTTGGCTCTAGTTGGGCAAGAGCACTATCTTTTGGTTTAAGACAAGAACACAACGCTACGATGGGTGTTTATGGTAGTAACACAAATATTGGTGGAATGAATTACTTCTTTATCGATGTTGATGGAGATGGTGATAGCTTAACTTCTAGCTTTTGGAATTCTGCAGAGTTTTTCATTGATTCAGCAGGGCGCACATCAATTGGTGGTACTCCAGATCCTCTCTATCTTTTCTATGTTTATGGAAATTCGGGAGTCAATGGTAATTTAAATATTTCCTCAACTGTAACAGCGGCCAACTTTGTTGGAGATGGATCGGGGATAACCAATATTAATGCTGTTAATATGACAAATAGTGGAACAACAACAATTACAGCTGGTAGCTCCGGCCCTGGTGATATCGCCTTCCAATCAGAATCTTCTGACTTTGCTCTATACGATGCAAATGGAAATTTATCTTTTGGACACACATCTAATCTCGGTACATTCAATGCTACTGCTCAAATTGATGTACGTAGTGATTCTGGAGATGCAAGTGGACAATTTTATTCATATGGTGGCAATCAGTCGTCAATCAATCTCGCAAGTTCACAAGGTCTTATTACTGCACCTTCAATGACGACTGCAAATGATATTCTAGGTCTCTTAAACTTTGGTGGAGATACTGGTAGTGGAATAGTAAATACTGCTAGTATTCGTTCGACTGCGACTGAAAATTTTAGTGCAACAAATCTTGGAACAGAGCTGAACTTTTATACGACTGCAAATACAACGAATACACAGCAAGAAAATATGAGACTTACTAATAATGGAAGGCTACTTGTAGGAAGTACTGCTGTTTCTGATACCTCTGGTTATCAAATGGTTGTTGGAGGTAGTACTCAATTGGCCGGTAACCTAAACGTTACAGGCATTTCACAATTTAGTAATACAATTGTTTCAGGGACTCTTTCACACTCAGGAAACCTTTCAACTACAAATCTGACGGCGACTGGGACAATTCAAGGCAATGGGATTACTTCAACAGGCGGACTTACAAATACTGGCGCATTCAATACAACTGGTGCGGCCGTTGTAGATGGAACTCTACAAGTTACGGGGAATGCTACTTTTGATAGTGACATTACTGTAACAGGTGATGTTGATTTTGGTAATATCTCTGTTAATAACATTGCAGGGGATGCAACTACAAGCTCTGCATTTTTTGGACAAGTGACTTCTGCACAGAAAATTATATCTCAAGGTGGAATTGATAATGTTGTGTTTAAAGGTGGGACGTTAAATAACTTTGAAGTATTGGTTGATAATGGGGCCGGTATCAAGCTTGGGAATTTAAATACGGCGGGAGCAGTCGGCTCAAACCTACCTGTGACAATATCTACCGCAAATACAGACCGCATGACTGTAACTGCCGCTGGGCGTGTAGGTGTCGGTACAACAACTCCTTCTGAGCAACTTCATGTCGTAGGGAATCTAAGAGTTCAAGGATCAACAGACTGTACTCTTGGAGGTGGAGCTGGTGCAACGAATTGTACTTCAGATGAAAGACTCAAAGACAATGTGACAGAAATCGATCATGCCCTTGATAAAATAAAGGCCCTTAAAGGTGTTGAGTTTAACTGGAATGAGAAGTCTCTATCTCCTGGGATGCACTCGATTGGTGTGATTGCTCAAGATGTGCAGGCACAATTTCCAACGGCCGTTATTGAAAATGCTGATGGTTGGTTATCTGTTGATTATGCTGTACTTGTATCACCACTTATTGAAGCGGTAAAAGAACTCGATGGCAATTTGGCGATGTTCAAACTTATGAGTGAGGGGGTTGAATCTCAGGTAGCTCAAAATACACGTGAGATAGCTTCTCTAAAAGAAGAGAATAGTAAGCTTAAAGAAGAGAATGAAGAAATGAGAGAAGCTCTTTGCTCACTAAATCAAAGTTTTAAGTTCTGTCAGTAG